Part of the Cellulomonas hominis genome, GGTCGTCGCGCAGGACCTCGCGTTCGACGGGCCCTCCGCCGTCGCCCTCGCCGCCGCCGAGGGGGTGCACCTGTCCCGGGAGCAGGCGGACCAGGCGGTCCGCGACACCGACGGCTGGCCCGCCGGCCTCCGGCTGCACCTGCGGACCGCGCGCCGCGGCAACGGGACCGCGCCCGCGCGGTCCGCGGCGGAGTACCTCATCGCCGAGGTGCTGGAGCACGAGCCGCCGGAGGTGCAGCAGTTCCTGCTGCTGACGTCGGTCACGACCTCGGTGTGCCCGGAGCTGGCCGCCGCGCTCGCGCCCGGCTCCCACCCCCGCGCCACGCTGGACGCGCTGGTCGCCGCGAACGACTTCGTGTCCCCGCTCGGCGACGGCACCTGGCTCCGGTACCACCCGCTGCTGCGCGAGATGCTCCAGGGTCAGCTGCACCTCGAGGACCCGGACGCGTTCCGCCAGGCCCACCGGCGCGCGGCCCGCTGGCTCGCCCGGCACGACGAGCCGCAGCGCGCCCTCGAGCACGCGCTGGCCGCCGAGGACTGGGCGCTCGTGGGCGAGGTGTTCGCCGAGGCCGCGGCCCCCGGGCTCGGCACGGCCGAGCGGGACGCCGTCGCGGACCTGCTCGCCCGGGTGCCCTACGCGGACCTGCCGCCGAGCGCCCCGCTGGAGCTGTGCGCGGCGGCGCTGGCGTTCGCGACCGGCCGGCACGAGGCCTGCCACGCGCACCTGGAGCGCGCCCGCGCCCTCACGCGCGGCACGCCCGATCCCGTCTCGGGCACGCTGCTGCACCTGATCGCCGCCGCGTCCGCGCGCGCGGTGGGCGACGTCGACGCGGCGGCCTCGGCCGGGGCGGCGGCGGAGGCCGACCTGGACCGGGTGCCGTGGCCGTTCCCGGCGCTCGACGCGTACCGCACCGCCGCCGTCGGGCACCACGCCGCGGGGACCCTGTGGACCGGCCACCCGGCCGAGTCGGTGCCGGCGCTCACGGCGCTGCTCGCCGACGCGCCCGCGCAGCCGCCCTCGCTCGCGCTGCTCGACGCCCGCTCGACGCTCGCGCTGGCGCACGCGTTCGACGGCGCGCTCGACGACGGCGAGCGGGTCGGGCGCCGGGTGATCGAGGACGCGCGCGCGTGGGGCTGGACCGAGCACGTGCAGGCGCGCCCGGCGCACGCGGCGGTGGCGTGGTCCCGCCTGCTGCGGGCCGACGTGGACGAGGCGGACCGGATGCTCGCGCTCGGCCTGGCGGCGGAGGCCGGCGGCCCGGAGCCCGCGTCGGCGCACCTCGTGCTGGTGCTGCAGGCGCTCGCCGCGGTCTCGCGGGGCCGGGCGCGCGCCGCCGCCCGCGCCCTGGCGGACGCGGAGCGCGTGGCGGGCCGGATCGGCGCGCCCGCCCAGACCGCCGACCTGCTCGCCCGCGCGCGCCTCGAGGTGCACCTCATCTCCCCGCCCGGCGCGGTCGTGCGCCGCCCCGTCGCCGGCGGCCCGCCGTCCCGGCCGGTCGCCCAGCTCTGCCACGCCCGGGCCCTGCTCGCGGCCGGCCGGCACCACGAGGCCCTCGGGCTCGCCACCGCCGTGGCGGAGCAGGGCGAGCGGGACGACGCGGTGGACCTGCTCACCCGGGTCGAGGCGTGGATCGCGTGCGCCGCCGCCCGGCTGCACCTGTCGGGCCCGGGGCCGGAGCAGCCGCTGACGCGCGCGCTCGAGCTGGCCGGTCCCCGCCGCCTGGTCCGCCCGTTCCTCTCCGCGCGGCCCCCGGGGCTGGACGCGCCGCTCGCGCACGCCCTGGTCGGCCGGCCCGACGCGCTCGCGGCGACGCTGCGGCAGCGGATGGCGGCCGGGTCGCCGACGGAGCCGCCCGACGGCCCCGTCGAGGCGCTGACCGAGCGGGAGCGCGCCATCCTCGCCGCGCTGCCGAGCATGGCGAGCAACGCGGAGATCGGCGCGGAGTTCTTCGTGTCGGTCAACACCGTGAAGGCGCACCTCAAGGCGCTGTACCGCAAGCTCGACGTGAACACGCGGCGCGACGCCGTGCGCCGGGGCCGCGAGCTCGGGCTGATCGACTGAGGGCGGCTACCCCAGCGCCAGGCCCTCGGCCGACGACGACGGGTCCGGGTCCCGCAGCCGCCGCATCCGCAGCGCGTTCACCACCCCGACGGCCCCGGCGAGCAGCGGCACGAGCAGCGCCACCTGCAGCGCGCGCGGGCGCACCTCGTCGTTGATCCGGAGCACCTCGGCCTGCACGTCCGGCGGGCGGCCGGCGAGCACCGCGGCGAGCTGGGCGTCGGACATCAGCTCGGCGTCGTCCTCCAGCGCCCGGGCGACCTCCTGCTGCTCGGCCGGGTCGAGCACCGTGCTGGCCTCGGCCCGGGCCGTGAAGCCCGTGGCGAGCGAGGCCAGCATGACCGCGCCCGCGAGCGCCAGCCCGAACGACAGCCCGAACGACCCGGCGGCGCTGTTCACGCCCGCGGCCTCGCTGACCCGCTCCTCGGACACCGGGGACAGCGTGTACGTGTTGAGCTGGGAGACGAGCAGCCCGAGCCCGACGCCCATGACGAGCAGCGGCGGCGCCAGGTGCCAGCCCGACGTGGCGCGCGGCACGACGGCGAGCAGCACGGCGGTGCCGACGACGAGGGCGCCGAACCCCGCGAGGACGACGGTCGCCGGCCGCCGCCGCCCGGTCCGGCGCCCGGCGAGCAGGGCGGTCGCGAACATGCAGAGCGACAGCGGGGCGAGCGACAGCCCGGCCTGGAGCGCGTCGTAGCCGAGGACCATCTGCAGGAAGATCGGCAGCGCGATCATCGCCCCGCCGAGCGCGACCTGCTGGGCGAGCTGCTGGCTGACCCCCAGCCGGAAGTGCCCGGACCGGAACAGCCCCGGGTCGAGCAGCACCGGCGCGCCGCGGCGGGCGCGGCGGACGAGCCACCGGCTGAGCCCGACGAGGGCGCCGAGCCCGACGAGCAGCAGCGCCCCCACCGCCTCGCCGCCCTCCTGCCACACGAGCACCCCGAGCACGACCCCGCCCATGCCGAGCACGGACAGCAGCGCACCCACCGGGTCGGCGGTGCGCTCGCCGGTGTACGGCACGTCCCGGACCCGCCGGGCGCCGAGCAGCACGAGCGCGATGACGACCGCCTCCAGGCCGAAGGCCACCCGCCAGAACAGGTACGTGGTGATGAACCCGCCGAGCAGCGGGCCGACCGCCGCCGCGATGGAGGCCGCTGCCCCGACCATGGCGTACACCCGCCGCTGCGCGTCGCCGGCGAAGTTGCCGTGGATGAGCGACTGCATCGCGGGCAGCAGCAGCGCCGCCCCGAGCCCGCCGATGATCGCCCAGCAGACCACGATGGCCGCGAGGTCCTGCGCGAGCGTCATCGCCACCGCGCCGACGCCGTACCCGAGCAGCCCGAGGACGTACGCCCGCTTGCGGCCGAACAGGTCGCCGATCTTGCTGCCGATGAGGATGAACGCCGCGGAGACGAGCGCCTCCAGGGCGATCGCGGTCTGCACACCGCTGACCGTCGTGCCGATGTCCCGCACCACCGCGGAGATCGAGACGTTCATGAGCGACGTGTCGACGACGAGGACGAACATCGCCGCCGCGAGCAGGACGGCGAGCCGCCGGTCCAGGGCGGCGGCCACGGCGGGCCCCTACTCCGCCGGCGCCCAGCGGCGCAGCGCGAGCTTGGACACCTCGGCGACCACCAGGTACGCGAGCACGGCCAGCAGGCAGGCCCGCCACTGGTCGCCGTCCAGGGTGACCGTGCCGAAGATCCGCTGCAGCCCGTCGACCGTCGTCACGAGGAACGCCAGCCCGATCGCCGCGAGCATGAGCACGACGAACCGCCCGTTCGCGAGCGTCGCCCGGGAGAAGATGCCGACCCGCAGGTCGCGCCACTCCAGCGCGGCGACCACGTGCATGAGCGACATCGCCGTCAGGCCCATGGTCGTGGCCGTCGCCAGGTCGTACCGGTCCTCGCCCCACGCGACGACGGTCAGCACCCCGGCCGCGATCACGAGGCCCTCGAACCCGAGCCGCAGGCCCAGGCCGCCGCTGATCACCGGCTGGTCCGGCGGACGGGGCCGGCGCTGCATCAGCCCGGGCGCGGCGGCGTCGAACCCGAGGCCGATCGCCAGCAGCACGTCGATCGCGAAGTTGACCCAGAGGATCTGCAGCGGCGTCATGGGCGTGCCGTTCGCGACGGTGAACAGACCCGCGCCGACGAACGTGAGGATGAACCCGACCAGCACGACGATCTGGAACCGGATGTACTTCATCAGGTTGTCGTAGAGGCCGCGCCCGCCCTCGACCGCCGTGACGATCGTCGCGAAGTTGTCGTCGGTGAGGATCATCTCGGCGGCGTCCTTGGTGACCTCCGTGCCGGTGATCCCCATGGCGACGCCGATGTCCGCCCGGGTCAGCGCCGGGGCGTCGTTCACGCCGTCGCCGGTCATCGCGACGATGTCGCCCTGCCGCTTGAGCGTGTCGACCAGGCGCACCTTGTCGTCCGGGGCCACGCGGGCGACGACGCCGATGCCCGCGACCTCGGCCGCGAGCTGCTCGTCGGACATCGCCGCGAACTCGGCCCCGGTGAGCGCCCGGCCCTCGATGCCGAGCTGCTTCGCGATCGCCGCCGCGGTGGTGGCGTGGTCCCCGGTGATCATCCGCACCCGGATGCCCGCCTCGTGGCAGCGGGCGATCGCGTCCCGGGCCTCGCGCCGCGGGGGGTCGACGATGCCGATCAGCGCGAGCAGCGTCAGGCCGTCGACGGCCCCGAGCAGGTCGCCGTCGAGGTCGGTGCGCAGCAGGTCCCGCCGTGCGACGGCGAGCACGCGCATCCCCTCGCCTGCCAGGCGGTCGTTCTCCGCGAGGACCCGGTCCCGGACGTCGGCCAGGGGGCGCTCGGTGCCGTCGGCGGCCAGGTACGTCGCGGACCGGGCGAGCAGCACGTCGGGGGCGCCCTTGACGAAGCACCGCACCGCGCCCGCCGGGACACCCGGCCCCGCGTGGTCGTGGAAGGTCGCCATGAGCTTGTACTCCGCGTCGAACGGCACCTCCGCGACGCGCGGGTACGCCCTGCGGGTGGCCTCGACGTCGAGCCCGGCCTTGGCCGCGAGCACGACGACGGCGCCCTCGGTCGGGTCGCCGAGGCACGCGCCGTCCCGGACCACCGCGTCGCTCGCGAGCGCCATCGGCAGCACGTACGGCTCGAGGGCCACGTCGCCCTCCCCCGCCACCGCGAGGATCCGGCCGGTCGTGGAGTACCCCTCGCCGTCCACCGAGAACCGCCGGCCGGGCAGCACGAGCTCGCGCGCCGTCATCTGGTTCAGCGTGAGCGTGCCGGTCTTGTCCGAGCAGATCGCCGACGTCGAGCCCAGCGTCTCCACCGACTTGAGCCGCTTGACGATCGCGCCCCGCTCGGCGAGCTGCCGGGTGCCGAGGGACAGCAGCATCGTGACCACCGCGGGCAGGCCCGTGGGGATCGCCGCGATGGCCAGGCTGATGCCGACCACGAACAGCGTGTCGAAGTCCTCGCCGCGCGCCAGGCCCAGCACCACGATCGCGACCAGGGCGATCGCCGCCATCACCGTGATGATCACCGTGATCCGGTCGAGCTGCTTGGTCAGCGGGGTCTTGTCCTGCTGGACGCCGCTGAGCATCCCGGAGATCCGGCCGACCTCCGTCTGCATGCCGGTCGCGGTCACGACCATCTCGCCGCGGCCACGCGTGACCTGCGAGTTCATGTAGACCATGTCGACCCGGTCGCCGAGCGGCACCTCGTCGCCGCCGGCCGCGAGCACGGGGTCGGCGCTCTTCGGCACCGGGACGCTCTCCCCGGTGAGCCCCGCCTCCTCGATCTCCAGCGAGGCCGCCACGAGGATCCGCCCGTCGGCGGGCACCTTGTCCCCCGCCTCGAACCCGACGACGTCCCCGGGCACGAGCTCCTCCGCCGGGAGCCGCTGCTGCTGCCCGTCCCGCCGGACGTTGGCCGTCATCACGAGCATCTGCTGGAGCGCGGCCACGCTCTCGGCGGCCTTGCCCTCCTGGTGCAGGCCCATCAGGGCGTTCAGCACCGTCAGCGCCAGCACCACCACCGCCGTGGTCACGTCCCCCAGCGCGATCCAGCTGACCACGGCCGCGCCCACCAGCACGAGCTGCATGAGGTCCTGGTACTGCCGCAGGAACGCGCGCCACCCCGGCTCGGGGCGCTCCGCGGCGAGGGCGTTCGGGCCGTACCGCGCCCGCCGGCCCGCCACCTGGGTGGTGCTCAGGCCGACGGCCGGGTCCACCTCCAGCGCGGCGCACACGTCCGCGGCGGCGGCCGCGTGCCACGGGACGGACGGCGCGGGTGCCCGGGCGGGCACGTGCTCCGGGGCCTGCTGCGCGGTCATGGTCGCTCCCCTCCGGCGGTCGCGACCACGCTCACACCCCCCGCCGCCTGCGGCCTCACCCCGGGAGGGTGAGGGCGCGGACCCCGGCGCGCGCCACAGTGGGCCAGGTCAGCGCAATGCGACCCCGCGACCCCGCGACGCAGGAGGGGACATGAACGACTTCTGGGACTGGTTCTGGCTCATGGTCTGGTGGTTCTGCTTCTTCGCCTATCTGGTCCTGCTGTTCCAGATCGTCGGCGACCTGTTCCGTGACCACGAGCTCAGCGGGTGGTGGAAGGCCCTGTGGGTCGTCGCCCTGATCGTGGTGCCGTTCCTGTCCGCGCTGATCTACATCATCGCGCGGGGACGCGGCATGGCCGAGCGGCAGGTGAAGACCGCCGTGCAGATGCAGAAGCAGACGGACGACTACATCCGGCAGACCGCCGGCAGATCGCCGGCGAACGAGATCGCCGACGCCAAGACCCTGCTGGACTCGGGGGCGATCTCGCCGACCGAGTTCGAGGCGCTCAAGGCGCGGGCGCTCGCGGTCTGAGGACCGCCGGCCGGCCCCGGTCGCCCGCGTGGCGGCCGGGGCCGCGTCATGCCGGGTCAGGCCTCGGGCGTTCCCTCCGGCAGCCCCGCCAGCGGCTTCGTCCGCGACCGCCCGGCGGCGTCCTTGAGCACCACGTACTTGAGGTCCACGTGCGGCTCCAGCGCGCTGAACTTGTCGTTCGGCGCGCCGATGACCAGCTGGAACCCCAGCCCGCGCCACGCGCCGACGGCCCGGCCGGTGAACCGCGCGTCCGCCTTGATCAGCGCCTCGTCCAGGAACACCGGCGCGTACCGCGGCCGGGCCGCCCCCGCGTCGCCGAGCTGGTAGCGCAGGGCCGCGCCGACGATGAACGCCACGAGCTCCTGCGACTCGCCGCCGGACTTCTCGCCGATGTGGTCGTACAGCGCGACGTGGTGGCCGTCCAGGTCGATCTTCTCGGCGCTCAGCCGCACGTGCCGCCGGACGTCGACCAGGTCCGCGAAGTCCGGGGCGGTGCGGCGGATCCGGTCGATGACCTTGACCATCCGCAGGTAGCGGCGCTCCCGCTCGGCGTCCGTGGCGTCGGTCGCGAGCACCTCGCGCAGGTCGCGCAGCTCCTTGCGGAACCGGGCCACGACCGTCGACTGCGTGTCGCGCGCGTCGATCCGGAGCCGGTGGTCGTCGTCCGCGAACGGCAGGTCCGCGAGGATCTCGTTGACCGGCTGGATGCGCTCCTTGATCTCCCGGACCGACCGGCTCAGCGCGTGGTGCAGGTCCGCGAGGTCGTTGCCGGACAGCCGCAGCAGGCTCTTGCGCCACTCGGCCTCGAGCTCGTGCAGCCCGTTCGTCTCCAGCGCGGTGAGGATCCGCTCGTAGTCGCCGTACGCCCCGTCCGGGTCCGTGCCCAGGTTCGGGTCCGGCCAGCGCTCCACGAACGTCTCGAACGTGCGGCGCAGGGCCTCCCGCGAGCCGGTGACCACGTCCTGCGCGGCCTGGCGGTCGGCGCGCAGCAGGTCCGCCGCACGGGCCACGGTCGCGTCGAACGCCCCGAGCGCGTCGGCGGGCCGCTCGGCCGCGCCCGGCTCGGTGCCGGGACCGCCCAGCAGCCGCTCCAGGTAGGCACGCTGCTCCGGCGCGGCGGTCGTCCCGGCGTCCTGCGCCTCGTCGAGCGCCTGCTGCGCGACGTCCACCTCGTCCGAGATCGCCGACCACCCGGCGCCCAGGCGCTCGGTCTCGCCCTTCGTCCGGCCCACCGACTCGGTCAGCGCCTGGACGTCGAGGCTGAGCTCGTCGGCGCGGCGCTGGAGCCGGACCACCTCGGGGCTGCCCGACGTGACGTCCTCGATGACCTGCGCCCAGCGCGCGCGCTCGGCGTCCGCCGCGGCGAGGTCCACGTCGTCCCAGGTGACCTCGACCAGCGCCTCGTACCCGCGCCGCTCGCCGTCCTGCTCGTCGAGGCGGGCCGCGGCCTCCTCCACACCCCGCTCGGCGAGCGCCAGCAGGTGCTGCACCCGCTCGACCTGCCCGTCGAGGTGCGCCAGGCGGCGCGCGTTCGTGAAGCCGAGGACGTTCGCCCGCCCCTGGCCGCCGTGCGCGCCGCGCAGCCCCTCCGACACCTGGCCGGTGCGGGTGAGGGCCTTCGCGTGCTGCGACAGCTCGCCCGGGGTGTCGACGCAGACGTACGCGTGCCGGCTGGCGAGCTCGCCGCGCAGCCAGCCGGAGAACGGCCCGTTCCGCAGCTCGAGCCGGCCCGGCAGCGTCCGCGGGTCCAGCGCCACGTCGGACCGCTGGCCCGTCGGGACGCCCTCGTACCGCAGGCGCCGGCCCAGGCGGACCCCGTCGATCGCCTTGCGGAACGCCCCGAGCCGCGCCGAGTCGATCAGCAGCAGCGTCGCGAAGCCGCCCAGCGCCAGGTTGAACGCCTCGCGCCACGGCTCGTGCTCCGTGCGGACCTCGATCAGCTCCGCGACGAACGGCAGCTCCTCCAGGGACAGCCCCGCCGCCTCCGCCAGCGCCGCGCGCGCCCGCAGCAGGTCCGTCGGGATGGCGCCCTGCTGCTTCTCGGCCGCCGCACGCTCCGCCTGCAGCTCCGCGAGCTCCGCACGGGCCTCCTTGCGGGCCGCCATCGCCTCACCGAGCCGCTCCTGCGCCGCCTTCTTCGCGCCGGCGTCCGCCAGCGCGGTGCGCGCCCGCTCGGTCAGCTCGGCGAAGTCCGCCGCCGACGCGATGCCGACGCCGAGGGCCTCCTCCAGCACCCGGTCCAGCCGCCCGCGGCGGGCCGCGACCCGGTCGCGCTTCTCCTCCGCCGCCCGCAGCTCGCGCTGCGCCCGGGCCAGCCGGTCGCCGCCGGACACCCACAGGGTCTCCTTGACGCCGTCGAGCTCCGAGCGCGCCGCGGCGATCCGGGCCGCCAGCTCGTCGGACTCGCGGCGGGCGCCCTCGTCCCGGTGCTGCAGGTCCGCCTCGACCGCCCGCAGCAGGCCGAGCCGGCGCTCGTGCCGCCACAGCGCCGCCGGGGACGTGCCCTCGTCGAACCCGCCGACCGACGCGATGACCCGCAGCCGCTCCGCCGCCTCCTCGATCGCGGCCCGGTGCGCCCGGATCGGCTCCAGCGCCTTCACCTGCTGGCGGGCCGTGATCATCTGCTCGCGCGTGCCGGAGAGCTTGTCGAACTGCTCCACGACCGCGTCCGCCGTCGCGAACGTGCTCGGCTCCTCCAGCACCATCGCCTTGTACAGCGCGTCGACCGTCGTGATCTGCTGGCCCGCCTGGATGCGGCCGAGCAGCGCCACCGCCTTCGCCCCGTCGCCCGTCGCGCCGATGCCCAGCGTCGCGTGCAGCCGCGCCGTGAACTCCCGGTCCGTGTCGAACGGGGTCAGGCCCGCCGCCGTCAGCG contains:
- a CDS encoding LuxR C-terminal-related transcriptional regulator; this translates as MVQVETPATGPVQGARSTASMLRARTTVPAGPARAVRRPALDARLDEAAQHRLTVLSAGPGWGKTTAAALWAAARPPRSTAWLTLEAHDDTLAAFWRDVLEALRASGAVPEGHPLRRLHVPARVSDDFLRRAYRGVDELPRPVTLVLDEFHLIGDADVLGSVEDLLRYPLPLRLTLLTRSDPPLALHRLRVDGELTEVVAQDLAFDGPSAVALAAAEGVHLSREQADQAVRDTDGWPAGLRLHLRTARRGNGTAPARSAAEYLIAEVLEHEPPEVQQFLLLTSVTTSVCPELAAALAPGSHPRATLDALVAANDFVSPLGDGTWLRYHPLLREMLQGQLHLEDPDAFRQAHRRAARWLARHDEPQRALEHALAAEDWALVGEVFAEAAAPGLGTAERDAVADLLARVPYADLPPSAPLELCAAALAFATGRHEACHAHLERARALTRGTPDPVSGTLLHLIAAASARAVGDVDAAASAGAAAEADLDRVPWPFPALDAYRTAAVGHHAAGTLWTGHPAESVPALTALLADAPAQPPSLALLDARSTLALAHAFDGALDDGERVGRRVIEDARAWGWTEHVQARPAHAAVAWSRLLRADVDEADRMLALGLAAEAGGPEPASAHLVLVLQALAAVSRGRARAAARALADAERVAGRIGAPAQTADLLARARLEVHLISPPGAVVRRPVAGGPPSRPVAQLCHARALLAAGRHHEALGLATAVAEQGERDDAVDLLTRVEAWIACAAARLHLSGPGPEQPLTRALELAGPRRLVRPFLSARPPGLDAPLAHALVGRPDALAATLRQRMAAGSPTEPPDGPVEALTERERAILAALPSMASNAEIGAEFFVSVNTVKAHLKALYRKLDVNTRRDAVRRGRELGLID
- a CDS encoding MFS transporter gives rise to the protein MFVLVVDTSLMNVSISAVVRDIGTTVSGVQTAIALEALVSAAFILIGSKIGDLFGRKRAYVLGLLGYGVGAVAMTLAQDLAAIVVCWAIIGGLGAALLLPAMQSLIHGNFAGDAQRRVYAMVGAAASIAAAVGPLLGGFITTYLFWRVAFGLEAVVIALVLLGARRVRDVPYTGERTADPVGALLSVLGMGGVVLGVLVWQEGGEAVGALLLVGLGALVGLSRWLVRRARRGAPVLLDPGLFRSGHFRLGVSQQLAQQVALGGAMIALPIFLQMVLGYDALQAGLSLAPLSLCMFATALLAGRRTGRRRPATVVLAGFGALVVGTAVLLAVVPRATSGWHLAPPLLVMGVGLGLLVSQLNTYTLSPVSEERVSEAAGVNSAAGSFGLSFGLALAGAVMLASLATGFTARAEASTVLDPAEQQEVARALEDDAELMSDAQLAAVLAGRPPDVQAEVLRINDEVRPRALQVALLVPLLAGAVGVVNALRMRRLRDPDPSSSAEGLALG
- a CDS encoding cation-translocating P-type ATPase, whose protein sequence is MTAQQAPEHVPARAPAPSVPWHAAAAADVCAALEVDPAVGLSTTQVAGRRARYGPNALAAERPEPGWRAFLRQYQDLMQLVLVGAAVVSWIALGDVTTAVVVLALTVLNALMGLHQEGKAAESVAALQQMLVMTANVRRDGQQQRLPAEELVPGDVVGFEAGDKVPADGRILVAASLEIEEAGLTGESVPVPKSADPVLAAGGDEVPLGDRVDMVYMNSQVTRGRGEMVVTATGMQTEVGRISGMLSGVQQDKTPLTKQLDRITVIITVMAAIALVAIVVLGLARGEDFDTLFVVGISLAIAAIPTGLPAVVTMLLSLGTRQLAERGAIVKRLKSVETLGSTSAICSDKTGTLTLNQMTARELVLPGRRFSVDGEGYSTTGRILAVAGEGDVALEPYVLPMALASDAVVRDGACLGDPTEGAVVVLAAKAGLDVEATRRAYPRVAEVPFDAEYKLMATFHDHAGPGVPAGAVRCFVKGAPDVLLARSATYLAADGTERPLADVRDRVLAENDRLAGEGMRVLAVARRDLLRTDLDGDLLGAVDGLTLLALIGIVDPPRREARDAIARCHEAGIRVRMITGDHATTAAAIAKQLGIEGRALTGAEFAAMSDEQLAAEVAGIGVVARVAPDDKVRLVDTLKRQGDIVAMTGDGVNDAPALTRADIGVAMGITGTEVTKDAAEMILTDDNFATIVTAVEGGRGLYDNLMKYIRFQIVVLVGFILTFVGAGLFTVANGTPMTPLQILWVNFAIDVLLAIGLGFDAAAPGLMQRRPRPPDQPVISGGLGLRLGFEGLVIAAGVLTVVAWGEDRYDLATATTMGLTAMSLMHVVAALEWRDLRVGIFSRATLANGRFVVLMLAAIGLAFLVTTVDGLQRIFGTVTLDGDQWRACLLAVLAYLVVAEVSKLALRRWAPAE
- a CDS encoding SHOCT domain-containing protein is translated as MNDFWDWFWLMVWWFCFFAYLVLLFQIVGDLFRDHELSGWWKALWVVALIVVPFLSALIYIIARGRGMAERQVKTAVQMQKQTDDYIRQTAGRSPANEIADAKTLLDSGAISPTEFEALKARALAV
- a CDS encoding ATP-binding protein gives rise to the protein MTMVDTLFGLIPQASTGQQWVARELQLVNWGGYDGHHRVRLAPTATLLSGGSGSGKSTLMDAYIALLMPHTTPFNGASNGGVVGRPRGKDQRNILSYARGKLDESRTEDGTRQRVLRGDGQDTWSAIAMTWADQAGRELTAVRAWYVPGAARTLEDVTAVRATRDGGFDLRELEPAAGDRFGRAALTAAGLTPFDTDREFTARLHATLGIGATGDGAKAVALLGRIQAGQQITTVDALYKAMVLEEPSTFATADAVVEQFDKLSGTREQMITARQQVKALEPIRAHRAAIEEAAERLRVIASVGGFDEGTSPAALWRHERRLGLLRAVEADLQHRDEGARRESDELAARIAAARSELDGVKETLWVSGGDRLARAQRELRAAEEKRDRVAARRGRLDRVLEEALGVGIASAADFAELTERARTALADAGAKKAAQERLGEAMAARKEARAELAELQAERAAAEKQQGAIPTDLLRARAALAEAAGLSLEELPFVAELIEVRTEHEPWREAFNLALGGFATLLLIDSARLGAFRKAIDGVRLGRRLRYEGVPTGQRSDVALDPRTLPGRLELRNGPFSGWLRGELASRHAYVCVDTPGELSQHAKALTRTGQVSEGLRGAHGGQGRANVLGFTNARRLAHLDGQVERVQHLLALAERGVEEAAARLDEQDGERRGYEALVEVTWDDVDLAAADAERARWAQVIEDVTSGSPEVVRLQRRADELSLDVQALTESVGRTKGETERLGAGWSAISDEVDVAQQALDEAQDAGTTAAPEQRAYLERLLGGPGTEPGAAERPADALGAFDATVARAADLLRADRQAAQDVVTGSREALRRTFETFVERWPDPNLGTDPDGAYGDYERILTALETNGLHELEAEWRKSLLRLSGNDLADLHHALSRSVREIKERIQPVNEILADLPFADDDHRLRIDARDTQSTVVARFRKELRDLREVLATDATDAERERRYLRMVKVIDRIRRTAPDFADLVDVRRHVRLSAEKIDLDGHHVALYDHIGEKSGGESQELVAFIVGAALRYQLGDAGAARPRYAPVFLDEALIKADARFTGRAVGAWRGLGFQLVIGAPNDKFSALEPHVDLKYVVLKDAAGRSRTKPLAGLPEGTPEA